Proteins encoded within one genomic window of Budorcas taxicolor isolate Tak-1 chromosome 12, Takin1.1, whole genome shotgun sequence:
- the CENPJ gene encoding centromere protein J, translating to MYLFELEFSLNICPGVGLLDHMVTLLLVYLRNLHSILHSCCSSLHSHQQCRTVHSYCHWTKMFLMSTSSELNSGQNFLTQWMANPSRAGVILNRGFPILEAEEEKPANVNFSTSFPIKATKFSNSLSFIREEDSLHEEQKLEPNSPYKLQSDKSEPQRVFPLTKAGPQLVARQDVPGQWEDSKNEFIADLLSEFKEVPYKDPLVKKLEQLKEEQQKKQEQLKRRQLEQLQRLMGEQEELLSLVSGQQTLPGLTPLPDDQSQRKYRPLGNSATVEKTMPFLPSYIYQNQSQEKKHPSNILSSEQNDFCRTTHQDFVLTSRSGASPTVFYEAQCQEALVKKNDLKEENDNNSKGEGILPCLEKMTEQIQEGNDTNLKKIGDSSEVVNIEERPIKAAIRERKQTFEDYLEEQIRLEELELQQKQLKEAEGSLLIKAKPKQPFLKRGEGLARFTNAKSKFQKGRESNLVTTQSISEDQPMFKSDKQQFQRKTALINKEICTENLPVKKNSKVTTKCRSLTLSQKPKVLKSNSRKSLSPSGLKMPAEKKCDGQFREQINLGKKVESNNKENVPECTKPCDVGCTIWNKAHSKDRLPISTRFISYMASQNPASETLKGSESSLDDSLQKKLENWEREKEKENLELDEFLFLEKAADEISFSSNSSFVLKILERDQQNCRGRRLSSTPVKGVREEKTATPSSVSLHNQNEDLDRAQCGSKAECEVAPRQLDSVFSPGGLWAPSCEVRRRVYQTNPPARQTRWSAGDGEGVTDSDHSTDLEEQLDVTIKPSSEGKERSSSSREDSPQVCDGKGPFRDTTTQEEEKRRDVDLDLSDKDYSSGDSLIIESLKNKVSDSSGRHSSISVNKIDFDDERTWTDLEDNSFKHDGVLGNEAIYGTPQTTCPSKSEMCVLDKTIKRKVVPVKKGEDLGKSSRGPSPPPTSDLMMEFFPSLKSKSESHSKSHSCSGKDPKLNTSQDHPPGGNARSQVLREKITELETEIEKFKAENASLAKLRIERESALEKLRKEIADFEQQKAKELARIEEFKKEEMRKLQKERKVFEKYSTVARTFPDKKEREEIQALKRQVSDLQEDLKRKEAKWSSTYGRLRSQIEMLVRENTDLREEIKVMERFRLEAWKKAEATESSARMGQCVTSSKKDGFLNSSIRFQKSQISSGTQVEKYKKNHLPTQGSPSQRSKSEPRDLGSLEKGQTASPRELPEPVNFPDPDFKEEDEKEEIEGEISHPDGKIEKVYKNGCHVVLFPNGTRKEVSADGETVTVTFFNGDIKQVMPDGRVIYYYAATQTAHTTFPEGLEVLHFSNGQIEKHFPDGRKEITFPDQTIKNLFADGQEESIFPDGTVVRVQRDGNKIIEFNNGQRELHTAQFKRREYPDGTVKTVYTNGHQETKYTSGRVRMKDKDGNVLMDTKLS from the exons atgtatcttttcgaattagagttttctctgaatatatgcccaggagtgggattgctcgATCATATGGTAACACTGTTGTTAGTTtatttaaggaacctccattctaTTCTCCACAGTTGCTGcagcagtttacattcccaccaacagtgtaggacggTTCACTCG TACTGCCATTGGACCAAAATGTTTCTCATGTCAACCTCTTCAGAGTTAAACAGTGGGCAGAACTTCTTAACCCAGTGGATGGCGAATCCTTCTCGGGCTGGGGTCATATTAAATCGTGGATTTCCTATTTTagaagcagaggaagagaagcCAGCAAATGTGAACTTTTCTACCAGCTTTCCTATTAAAGCTACAAAATTTTCAAATAGTTTAAGCTTTATAAGGGAAGAAGATTCACTTCATGAAGAACAGAAATTGGAGCCTAATAGCCCGTACAAGTTACAGTCAGATAAATCTGAACCACAGAGAGTCTTTCCTTTAACTAAAGCGGGGCCACAGCTAGTGGCACGTCAGGATGTTCCTGGACAATGGGAAGATAGCAAAAATGAGTTTATCGCAGATCTTTTGAGTGAATTCAAAGAAGTGCCTTATAAAGACCCACTTGTTAAAAAACTTGAACAG CTGAAAGAAGAGCAACAGAAGAAGCAGGAGCAGCTGAAGAGGCGACAGCTCGAACAGTTGCAGAGGCTCATGGGTGAGCAGGAGGAGCTACTCTCTTTGGTGTCTGGGCAGCAGACACTCCCAG GTTTAACTCCACTGCCTGATGACCAGAGCCAGAGAAAGTACAGACCTCTGGGAAATTCAGCCACTGTAGAGAAAACCATGCCCTTCTTGCCATCATATATCTACCAGAAtcaaagccaagaaaaaaaacaccCTTCTAACATTTTATCCAGTGAACAAAACGACTTCTGTAGAACTACTCATCAGGATTTTGTTTTAACTTCAAGAAGTGGTGCTTCTCCCACTGTGTTTTATGAGGCACAGTGTCAGGAAGCACttgtgaaaaaaaatgatttgaagGAAGAAAACGATAACAATTCTAAAG GAGAAGGTATTTTACCATGTTTGGAGAAAATGACGGAACAGATTCAGGAAGGGAACGATacgaacttaaaaaaaattggtgaTTCCTCAGAAGTGGTTAATATTGAAGAAAG gCCTATTAAAGCTGCtattagagaaaggaaacaaacttTTGAAGACTACTTAGAGGAACAGATTCGGTTGGAAGAACTAGAACTGCAACAAAAACAGCTAAAG gaagCAGAAGGATCTTTGCTTATCAAAGCAAAACCCAAACAACCATTCTTAAAACGAGGAGAAGGTTTAGCCAGATTTACTAATGCTAAATCTAAGTTTCAGAAGGGGAGAGAAAGTAACCTAGTCACTACTCAGAGCATTTCAGAGGACCAGCCTATGTTTAAATCAGATAAACAACAATTCCAGCGGAAAACTGCtcttataaataaagaaatctgTACAGAGAACCTTCCTGTTAAAAAGAACAGTAAAGTCACAACCAAGTGTCGTTCTCTCACACTCAGTCAGAAGCCAAAAGTGCTTAAGAGTAATAGTAGGAAAAGTCTCTCTCCATCAGGATTGAAAATGCCAGCAGAGAAGAAATGTGATGGGCAATTTAGAGAGCAGATCAATTTAGGAAAAAAAGTGGAatctaataataaagaaaatgtaccTGAGTGTACAAAACCTTGTGATGTTGGTTGCACAATCTGGAATAAGGCACACAGTAAAGACAGACTTCCCATTTCCACAAGATTCATCAGCTATATGGCTTCTCAGAACCCAGCAAGTGAAACTTTGAAAGGGTCAGAATCTTCTCTTGATGATTCTCTTCAGAAAAAGTTAGAGAATTGGGaacgagaaaaggaaaaggaaaatttggAATTagatgaatttttgtttttagaaaaagctGCTGATGAAATATCATTCTCTAGTAACTCCTCATTTGTGCTGAAGATCTTAGAGAGGGACCAGCAGAACTGCAGAGGTCGCCGGCTGTCTTCTACCCCTGTCAAAGGTGTGCGGGAAGAGAAGACAGCAACACCAAGTTCTGTTAGTCTGCATAACCAAAATGAGGATCTGGACCGTGCCCAGTGTGGAAGCAAGGCTGAGTGCGAGGTCGCTCCCAGACAGCTTGATTCAGTGTTCTCACCCGGAGGATTGTGGGCGCCGTCCtgtgaagtcaggaggagagTGTACCAAACGAATCCTCCTGCAAGGCAGACCAGGTGGAGTGCAGGCGATGGTGAAGGTGTTACAGACAGTGATCATAGCACCGATTTGGAGGAACAGCTTGACGTCACTATAAAGCCATCATCTGAGGGTAAGGAAAGGAGTTCCAGCAGCAGAGAAGATAGTCCGCAAGTCTGTGATGGTAAGGGACCTTTTCGGGACACCACGActcaagaggaagagaaaaggagagatgttGATTTAGATTTGTCTGATAAGGATTATAGCAGTGGTGATTCTCTCATTATAGAAagcttgaaaaataaagtttctgatTCCTCCGGAAGACACTCATCTATAAGTGTGAATAAAATTGACTTTGATGATGAAAGAACTTGGACTGACCTTGAAGATAATTCATTTAAACATGATGGTGTTCTTGGGAATGAAGCCATTTATGGGACTCCCCAGACAACCTGCCCTAGCAAGAGTGAAATGTGTGTACTGGACAAAACGATAAAAAGGAAGGTCGTGCCAGTCAAGAAGGGAGAAGACTTGGGCAAATCCAGCAGGGGCCCAAGCCCTCCTCCTACCTCAGATCTGATGATggaattctttccttctctgaaatcaAAGTCAGAGTCACACTCAAAGTCACACTCATGCTCGGGAAAGGATCCCAAGTTAAACACAAGTCAAGACCACCCACCTG GTGGCAATGCTCGATCTCAAGTTTTGAGAGAGAAAATTACTGAAttggaaacagaaatagaaaaatttaaagctGAGAACGCATCTTTAGCTAAACTTCGCATTGAACGAGAAAGTGCCTTGGAAAAACTCAG GAAAGAAATTGCTGACTTTGAAcaacagaaagcaaaagaattGGCTCGAATAGAGgagtttaaaaaggaagaaatgaggaaGTTACAAAAGGAACGCAAAGTTTTTGAAAAGTATTCTACAGTTGCGAGAACTTTTCCAGATAAAAAGGAACGTGAAGAAATACAA gctTTGAAGCGGCAGGTATCTGATTTACAGGAAGatctgaaaagaaaggaagcaaagtgGTCTAGTACATATGGCCGTCTTAGAAGCCAGATAGAAATGTTGGTCAGAGAGAACACAGACCTCCGGGAGGAAATAAAAGTGATGGAAAGGTTCCGACTGGAAGCCTGGAAGAAAGCAGAAGCCACAGAGAGCAGCGCCAGGATGGGTCAGTGTGTGACCTCCTCAAAGAAAGATGGGTTCTTG AATTCATCAATTCgatttcaaaagagtcagatttCTTCAGGAACCCAGgtagaaaagtacaaaaaaaatcatttgccaACACAAG GCAGTCCATCTCAAAGATCCAAGTCTGAGCCTCGTGATTTAGGCAGCTTGGAGAAGGGACAG ACGGCCTCACCCAGGGAGCTGCCTGAACCAGTGAACTTTCCAGATCCTGACTTTaaagaggaggatgaaaaagAGGAAATTGAGGGAGAAATCAGCCATCCTGATGGaaag ataGAGAAGGTTTATAAGAACGGGTGCCATGTTGTGTTGTTTCCAAATGGAACGCGAAAGGAAGTGAGTGCAGATGGGGAGACCGTCACTGTCACTTTCTTCAACGGTGACATCAAGCAGGTCATGCCAGACGGGAGAGTG ATCTACTACTATGCAGCCACGCAGACTGCCCACACCACATTCCCAGAAGGGCTGGAAGTTCTACATTTCTCTAATGGCCAAATAG aaaaacatttcccagatggaagaaaagaaatcacatttCCTGACCAGACTATCAAAAACTTGTTTGCTGATGGACAAGAAGAGAGCATTTTCCCAGATGGTACAGTTGTCAGAGTACAACG AGATGGCAACAAAATCATAGAGTTTAATAATGGCCAAAGAGAACTGCATACAGCCCAGTTCAAGAGACGGGAGTATCCAGACGGCACTGTGAAAACTGTGTACACAAACGGGCATCAGGAGACCAAGTACACATCTGGTCGAGTAAGAATGAAAGACAAGGACGGTAATGTTCTCATGGACACAAAACTGTCATGA